One region of Eubalaena glacialis isolate mEubGla1 chromosome 6, mEubGla1.1.hap2.+ XY, whole genome shotgun sequence genomic DNA includes:
- the DPPA4 gene encoding developmental pluripotency-associated protein 4, with protein sequence MESAKNKECNSTKKTEEEYMSCKFKRTSVDAEEGQGASGKPDILENSATGTKRKRSIKNNRACCPRKMPQCCDSVKPQKKTIPIPPLPSILPPVNLIHRDVVRAWCQQLKLSTKGPKLDGYKRLCEHAYPHQKNIPATAEEARILSLARRKSKMDKGERPLEGSDEQMSSEVAAPPEAGAPALEGASTLQEVVSTSASDPGTVFASWSRMTAGAVKMESVQSQETCGVWWCVVHGRGLPANTEGWVHLQFHAGQAWVPEKRRRVSALFLPPAGNLPPPHLEDNMLCPECVHRNKVLMKSLQ encoded by the exons ATGGAGAGTGCAAAGAACAAGGAG TGCAACTCCAcaaagaagacagaggaagaatATATGAGTTGCAAATTCAAACGTACATCAGTAGATGCCGAAGAGGGACAGGGGGCTTCTGGTAAACCAGATATACTAGAAAACTCGGCAACGGGGACCAAAAGAAAAAGATCTATAAAAAATAACAGAG CTTGCTGTCCACGAAAAATGCCACAATGTTGTGACAGTGTGAAACCTCAGAAGAAGACGATACCAATTCCTCCTTTACCTTCTATACTGCCGCCTGTCAATCTGATTCACAGGGATGTTGTGCGCGCTTGGTGCCAGCAGTTAAAACTGAGCACCAAAGGCCCG AAACTAGACGGATATAAACGACTCTGTGAACATGCCTACCCTCATCAAAAA AACATTCCTGCCACAGCCGAGGAGGCCAGGATCCTATCACTAGCgagaagaaaatcaaagatgGACAAGGGGGAACGACCTCTGGAAGGTTCTGATGAACAGATGTCTTCTGAAGTGGCTGCTCCTCCTGAGGCGGGAGCACCTGCCCTTGAAGGAGCTTCTACTCTTCAGGAAGTTGTATCAACTTCTGCCTCTGACCCGGGAACTGTGTTTGCCTCTTGGAGCAGAATGACAGCCGGGGCCGTGAAGATGGAGTCAGTGCAATCACAAGAGACCTGCG gGGTCTGGTGGTGTGTGGTTCACGGGAGAGGTCTCCCTGCTAACACAGAGGGCTGGGTTCATTTACAATTTCATGCCGGACAGGCTTGGGTGCCTGAAAAACGAAGGAGGGTGTCTGCGCTCTTCTTGCCGCCTGCGGGCAATCTTCCTCCCCCACACCTGGAGGACAACATGCTGTGCCCTGAGTGTGTGCACAG gAATAAAGTATTAATGAAAAGCCTGCAATGA